In Aliidongia dinghuensis, the DNA window GCTCGGCCTGCCGATCCAGGGGCCGCGCCCCGCGCTCGAGACGGTTACGACCTTCCTCCGCCCGAAGCGGCTGCTGCTGGTGCTCGACAGCTGCGAGCATCTGATCGACGAGAGCGCCCGCTTCGCCGAGGCGATCGCGCGGCATTGCCCGGAGGTGGCGATTCTAGCGACGAGCCGGGAACGGCTGTCGATCGCCGGGGAGTGGGTCTATCGGGTGCCGCCGCTCACGACGCCCGCCCTCGGCCAGGCGGCCACGGCCGCAGATGCGCTCCGGTTCGGTGCCGTGCGCCTGTTCGCCGAGCGGGCGGATGCCGCCCTCGGCGGCTTCGCGCTCGATGACGACAGCGTGGGCGCCGTGGGTGAGATCTGCCGGCGGCTCGACGGCCTGGCGCTCGCGATCGAGCTCGCCGCCGCCGGCCTCGAGCTGTTGACGCCGGCCGCTCTGCTCGCCCATCTCGATGCCCGCCTCGGGCTTCTAGGCGCGGGCGGCCGCAAGGCGCCGTCGCGCCACCAGACGCTGCGCTCGACGATCGACTGGAGCTACGACCTGCTGACGGAACCTGAGCGCGCGCTGCTGCGGCGCCTCTCGGTCTTCGCCGGCAGCTTCACGGTCGCCTCGGCCCGGGCGGTGGCGCTGGATGACGCGGGCGACATGCCCGACGCGATCGCGCCCATGCTGGCGCTCGTCGACAAGTCACTGGTCGCGCCTGTGCCGGCCGTCGGCGACCGGCGGTTCCGGCTGCTGGAATCGATGCAGGCCTATGGCGCCGAGAAGCTGGCACCGGCGGAGCGACGCCAATGCCTGCGCAGCTTGGCGCTTTACCTTGTGCGCTTCTACGAAGAGGGCGAGCGGCTGTGGCCGACCACGCCGACCGAGGCCTGGCTCGGCGCTTACGAGCCGGAGCTGGAAAACCTGCGCGCGGCGCTGGACTGGGCGTTCGGCCCGGACGGCGACGCGGCCCTCGGCCAGAGGCTCGTCGGCCATGCCCAGGAGCTCTGGGCCGAGCTGTCGCTGCTGGCCGAGCGACAGCGCTGGCTGGCACGGGCCGAGGCGCAGGCCGACGGTTCGACACCGCCCGCCGTCCTGGGCCGGCTCCGGCTCGCGGCCGGCCGCAACGCGCACCCCGGCGATCCACGTTTCCTCGAGGCGACGCTCGAGGCGCTCGAGATCTTTCGGCGGATCGACGATCGGCTCCATGTCGCGGCGGCGACGGACCAGGCGGGCCGGCTCATGATGAAGCCCGGCGATACCGCGAAGGCGGAGCCGTACCTCCGCGACGGGCTGGTCCTGCTGCGCGGCTTCGGGCCGACGAAGCTCCTGACGTCGGCGCTCTACAGTGCGGTCAGCATGTGCTGGTATGCGGACGACATGGCCGGCGTGCGGCGGCATCTGGACGAGATCGACCGCATCGCGCCCGGCGTCGGCGACACGCGGATGCTGCAGGCCGCCACCATGATGCTGGCTGAGCTCGATTTCGCCGCGGGCCGGCGGCACGAGGCGATCGCGCGCGCCCGAGCAGCGGCGGCGGCCTGGCACGGCGCCGGCCATGCGAACGGCCTCGCCAACATCCAGCGCAATCTCGCGGGCTATCTGGTCGCGATCGGCGACGCCGCTGGCGGGCGGGCGGCGGCGCGGGCGGCGCTGGCGCTCACGCCGGCGCTGGGCAAGAGCCTGAGCACGGCCTTCGCCATCCAGCACCTGGCGCTCGCGGAGGCGATCGACGGTCGGGCCGTCCGGGCCGCCCGTCTCGCCGGCTATAGTGACGGCTATTTCCGGGCGCAGCGCCGGACGCGGGAAAGCATCGAGCAGGCGCTGTGGGACGACCTCTCGGCCCGGCTCGAAGCGGCGCTGCCGCCGGCCCGGCTCGCGGATCTGCTGGCCGAGGGCGCCGCCTGGAACGAGGAGCAGGTGGTGACTGTTGCCCTTGGGACCGTTGCCCTCGAGTCGGCCGTGGGCGTCGGCGTGGGCGAAGATCGCCTGCGGCAGCACGGGTGAGGGGCAGACCCGCTAAATACTCGCGGGTCACGGCCCCAATCCCGCCATATT includes these proteins:
- a CDS encoding ATP-binding protein; the encoded protein is MPDVERVFRFGPFCLRPDRRILTCREEAVAIGGRPFDLLVALVERRDRVVAKDELKAVVWPEAAIVEDHTLVVTLASVRKALGAAGGTAKFVGTVTGRGYRFLAPVAIEHGAADAASVNEVLAEEGPAQRLPVPPDRLVGREADLATLLARLPEARLVTLWGAGGIGKTRLAVALAAEAARHYPDGVWFVELAPLRDPRLVVETIAAMLGLPIQGPRPALETVTTFLRPKRLLLVLDSCEHLIDESARFAEAIARHCPEVAILATSRERLSIAGEWVYRVPPLTTPALGQAATAADALRFGAVRLFAERADAALGGFALDDDSVGAVGEICRRLDGLALAIELAAAGLELLTPAALLAHLDARLGLLGAGGRKAPSRHQTLRSTIDWSYDLLTEPERALLRRLSVFAGSFTVASARAVALDDAGDMPDAIAPMLALVDKSLVAPVPAVGDRRFRLLESMQAYGAEKLAPAERRQCLRSLALYLVRFYEEGERLWPTTPTEAWLGAYEPELENLRAALDWAFGPDGDAALGQRLVGHAQELWAELSLLAERQRWLARAEAQADGSTPPAVLGRLRLAAGRNAHPGDPRFLEATLEALEIFRRIDDRLHVAAATDQAGRLMMKPGDTAKAEPYLRDGLVLLRGFGPTKLLTSALYSAVSMCWYADDMAGVRRHLDEIDRIAPGVGDTRMLQAATMMLAELDFAAGRRHEAIARARAAAAAWHGAGHANGLANIQRNLAGYLVAIGDAAGGRAAARAALALTPALGKSLSTAFAIQHLALAEAIDGRAVRAARLAGYSDGYFRAQRRTRESIEQALWDDLSARLEAALPPARLADLLAEGAAWNEEQVVTVALGTVALESAVGVGVGEDRLRQHG